The Prevotella melaninogenica genome has a segment encoding these proteins:
- a CDS encoding STM3941 family protein, producing MNQTKKILAYLGCIAFTVLGIWLLTVEDPTTSYPLWTIRVAGILSITFFGGGGLFMAYKKVKLLINHKKEIEFTDRGISICGAEEILWNEIADFSLIHFKGNRLITIQMKDPEKLIANESSWIKRKTMEYNLKTINALYSFPAYMMDGRAEEALTLCKLNLAKHQSELGKTSKILLLITPKT from the coding sequence ATGAATCAGACAAAGAAAATCCTTGCCTACTTAGGTTGTATCGCGTTTACCGTCTTGGGCATATGGCTCCTTACCGTAGAAGACCCCACCACAAGTTATCCACTATGGACAATAAGAGTTGCTGGCATCCTCTCCATCACCTTCTTTGGTGGTGGCGGTTTGTTTATGGCTTATAAAAAGGTAAAACTTCTCATAAACCATAAGAAAGAAATAGAATTTACCGATAGAGGTATCTCTATCTGCGGAGCTGAGGAAATATTATGGAACGAGATAGCCGACTTCTCCCTAATACATTTTAAAGGTAACAGGTTGATAACCATTCAGATGAAAGACCCTGAAAAGCTTATCGCAAACGAATCTTCATGGATAAAACGCAAGACTATGGAGTATAACCTCAAGACTATCAACGCCCTTTACTCCTTCCCTGCCTATATGATGGATGGGCGAGCTGAAGAAGCACTTACGCTCTGCAAGCTGAACTTGGCAAAACATCAAAG